The Deltaproteobacteria bacterium genome includes a window with the following:
- a CDS encoding aminotransferase class V-fold PLP-dependent enzyme, with translation MSVMPPDQLDEFRKTEFPVLQKILHLNHAGIAPVMTSAMLAAAHFAAEATRTAQQNYAQWEARIEKIRGLAAWFMGAQPEEVAFVRNTSHGLSLVAEGLDWREGDNIVTTAVEYPSNVYPWLNLKHRGVSTRLVPARDGEFRTEDLIAAIDSRTRLVSVSHVEFSTGFRFDLGMLADAVHARGALLCVDAIQSLGVHPVDVVRMGIDFLAADGHKWLCSFEGTGVFYVKKNLIGQLRPPLVGWNSVVKNKDFDTYEFDLPAHARRFEEGSLPQLTIFPLGAALEKLAEIGIDRIERMALANAALVREAVRRRGWEVVNFRGTGLDVAITCFTGDFDGSSVVKKLKQSGSDLAFRRGAVRVSPHFYNTADDISRFFDLMDGVVKGG, from the coding sequence ATGTCCGTCATGCCGCCCGACCAGCTCGATGAGTTCCGGAAGACCGAGTTTCCGGTCCTCCAGAAAATCCTGCATCTCAATCATGCGGGTATCGCCCCGGTGATGACCAGCGCGATGCTGGCCGCCGCCCATTTCGCCGCGGAGGCCACCCGTACGGCCCAGCAGAACTACGCCCAGTGGGAGGCCAGGATCGAGAAGATCCGGGGGCTCGCCGCCTGGTTCATGGGGGCCCAGCCGGAGGAGGTGGCCTTTGTCCGTAACACCTCGCACGGACTTTCGCTCGTCGCCGAGGGACTCGACTGGCGCGAGGGAGACAATATCGTGACGACTGCCGTCGAGTATCCCTCTAATGTCTACCCGTGGCTGAACCTCAAGCACCGGGGCGTTTCCACCAGGCTGGTCCCGGCCCGGGATGGCGAGTTCAGGACCGAAGACCTGATCGCCGCCATCGACAGCCGGACACGTCTCGTGTCGGTTTCCCATGTCGAGTTTTCCACCGGATTCCGTTTCGATCTCGGCATGCTTGCCGATGCCGTGCATGCGAGAGGCGCGCTCCTCTGTGTGGACGCGATCCAGTCGCTTGGCGTACATCCGGTCGACGTCGTGCGGATGGGGATCGATTTTCTCGCCGCCGACGGGCACAAATGGCTCTGCTCGTTTGAGGGGACCGGCGTTTTCTACGTTAAGAAAAACCTCATCGGCCAGCTCCGGCCGCCGCTGGTAGGCTGGAATTCGGTGGTGAAGAACAAGGATTTCGATACCTACGAATTCGACCTGCCCGCGCATGCGCGCCGGTTCGAGGAGGGGTCGCTTCCGCAGCTGACAATTTTCCCGCTGGGGGCTGCACTGGAGAAACTGGCCGAAATCGGTATTGACCGTATCGAGCGGATGGCGCTCGCCAATGCCGCCCTGGTTCGCGAAGCGGTCCGTCGCCGGGGCTGGGAGGTGGTGAATTTCCGTGGGACCGGCCTGGATGTCGCCATTACCTGCTTTACCGGCGACTTCGACGGCTCCTCTGTTGTGAAGAAACTCAAGCAGTCCGGTTCCGATCTCGCGTTCCGGCGCGGTGCCGTGCGGGTTTCCCCCCATTTCTACAATACGGCGGACGACATTTCCCGGTTCTTCGACCTGATGGACGGAGTGGTGAAAGGCGGCTGA